A window of Pirellula sp. SH-Sr6A contains these coding sequences:
- a CDS encoding glucosamine-6-phosphate deaminase, which translates to MDIRIAENASELGKNAGLLAAEILRGALKSQPRARVIVATGASQFETLATLTSEPGIDWNRVDGFHLDEYIGLSADHPASFCGYLRDRFVTKVPIGSFHYLNGLGDPAHVIAGASQALRAAPIDLALIGIGENGHLAFNDPPADFETTEQYHIVSLDEACRQQQVGEGWFASLADVPTRAFSMTISAILASKAIVCSVPDERKAIAVRNALEGPLTPDVPASILRNHPNLTLVLDKASASRLSK; encoded by the coding sequence TTGGACATTCGAATTGCAGAGAACGCGAGCGAGTTGGGTAAGAATGCAGGCTTGCTCGCAGCAGAAATTCTTCGAGGTGCTTTGAAATCGCAACCGCGAGCCCGCGTCATCGTTGCCACCGGAGCCAGCCAATTCGAAACCTTGGCCACCCTGACGAGCGAACCTGGGATCGATTGGAACCGTGTGGATGGTTTCCACTTGGATGAATACATTGGCCTCAGTGCAGATCATCCTGCCAGCTTCTGCGGGTACTTGCGAGATCGCTTTGTTACCAAGGTTCCGATCGGATCCTTTCACTATCTGAATGGATTGGGAGATCCCGCGCACGTCATCGCGGGGGCGAGCCAAGCATTGCGCGCCGCCCCTATCGATCTCGCGTTGATCGGCATAGGTGAGAATGGTCACTTGGCGTTTAATGACCCTCCCGCGGATTTTGAGACGACCGAGCAGTACCATATTGTTTCCCTCGACGAGGCATGTCGACAGCAACAGGTAGGAGAAGGTTGGTTCGCTTCGCTCGCCGATGTTCCAACCCGCGCATTCAGCATGACGATCTCCGCAATCCTCGCATCCAAAGCGATTGTTTGCAGTGTTCCGGATGAACGAAAGGCCATCGCGGTTCGGAACGCTCTCGAAGGGCCTCTTACACCTGACGTCCCCGCCTCCATTCTTCGCAATCACCCAAATCTGACGCTTGTGCTGGACAAAGCGAGCGCATCGAGACTCTCGAAGTAG
- a CDS encoding endonuclease/exonuclease/phosphatase family protein, with the protein MIRFAREIFYSFAFMLPSSSLFAIDPPKEGSVRIATFNMALNRKAPGDLLKGLQEGDAQAKKIAAIVQWVSPDVLLANEVDYDGGKTATLLREQYLNSESILTNRDRPHRPYPYQFVGSVNTGVPSGMDLNGDGASDGPDDAWGYGAFPGQYGMVIFSRYPIQTEAARTYQKFLWRDLPDALRPGVGDRKANTWKPYHSDDIWNRLRLSSKSHWLVPVSIGAKRIQILAAHPTPPVFDGPEDRNGCRNHDEIRFLHDIAANTDYLIDDLGRSGGATADDPFVILGDLNADPNDGSGTAPAIKQLLESPRIQSGFIPSSRGGVEASQLQKRANVEQKGDPQHDTGDFNDREPGNLRVDFVLPSQTLKITGGGVFWPTLEEMKSLEVDIKEASDHHLVWLDVQLP; encoded by the coding sequence ATGATCCGATTCGCACGCGAGATCTTCTATTCATTCGCCTTCATGCTCCCCAGTTCCTCCCTCTTCGCGATCGACCCTCCAAAAGAAGGAAGCGTTCGTATCGCGACTTTCAATATGGCGCTGAATCGGAAAGCGCCCGGTGATTTACTAAAGGGTCTTCAGGAGGGGGACGCGCAGGCCAAGAAGATCGCAGCGATCGTGCAATGGGTCAGCCCCGATGTGTTGCTGGCCAACGAAGTCGATTACGACGGTGGGAAAACGGCCACCTTGCTACGCGAACAGTATCTCAATAGCGAATCCATCCTCACGAATCGCGACCGACCCCATCGCCCATACCCCTATCAATTTGTCGGGTCCGTAAATACGGGTGTCCCATCGGGTATGGATTTAAATGGCGACGGGGCTTCGGACGGGCCAGACGATGCCTGGGGCTATGGTGCCTTTCCAGGACAATACGGGATGGTGATCTTTAGTAGGTATCCCATCCAAACCGAAGCAGCCAGGACTTATCAGAAGTTTCTGTGGCGGGATCTTCCCGATGCGTTGCGACCCGGCGTAGGGGATCGAAAGGCCAACACCTGGAAGCCCTACCATTCGGACGATATTTGGAATCGATTGCGACTGAGCTCGAAATCCCACTGGCTTGTTCCTGTTTCCATCGGTGCGAAGCGAATACAGATCTTGGCGGCTCATCCGACGCCTCCTGTCTTCGACGGGCCGGAAGATCGAAACGGATGCCGCAATCACGATGAAATACGATTCCTGCATGACATCGCTGCCAACACGGATTATTTGATCGATGACCTCGGCCGAAGTGGAGGAGCAACTGCAGACGACCCGTTTGTGATCTTAGGGGATCTCAACGCCGATCCGAACGATGGGTCCGGAACCGCTCCCGCCATCAAGCAATTGCTCGAGTCTCCTAGGATTCAATCCGGTTTCATCCCCAGCAGTCGCGGCGGCGTCGAGGCATCGCAACTCCAGAAACGTGCGAATGTGGAACAAAAAGGGGATCCTCAGCACGACACCGGGGACTTCAATGATCGAGAACCAGGAAACCTCCGAGTCGATTTCGTTCTCCCTTCTCAAACACTGAAAATCACAGGAGGTGGGGTCTTTTGGCCAACCCTCGAGGAGATGAAATCATTGGAGGTTGACATAAAGGAGGCATCCGACCACCATCTCGTTTGGCTGGACGTTCAATTACCGTAA
- the csrA gene encoding carbon storage regulator CsrA, producing the protein MLVLSRHRDESIMIGDDVVVTIVDIRGDKVRLGIEAPNDIPVHRQEVYEAIKRENRKASHIQPAELRGLKDDRS; encoded by the coding sequence ATGCTGGTACTCTCGCGACATCGAGATGAAAGCATCATGATCGGCGACGACGTGGTCGTCACCATCGTGGACATTCGTGGGGATAAAGTGCGGCTTGGTATCGAAGCCCCAAACGATATTCCTGTTCACCGTCAGGAAGTCTATGAGGCGATCAAACGTGAAAATCGCAAAGCGAGTCACATCCAACCAGCCGAACTCCGCGGCTTGAAGGATGATCGTTCCTAG
- a CDS encoding DUF2126 domain-containing protein encodes MGIRVALHHQTVYEYDRDVQLGPQIVRLRPAPHCRTPVLSYSMKVVPQDHFCNWQQDPQGNYIARLVFPKKTQTFSIAVDLIADMTSINPFDFFLEAYAESFPFAYEPWLLKELAPFLIQIDSKPELEALDQWLAKGKIAKLRTIDLITEINHRLQEDIRYEIRLEPGVQSPLETLQRSSGSCRDSAWLLVHLFRRLGLAARFASGYLIQLATDVKSLDGPSGPDKDFTDLHAWAEVYLPGAGWIGLDPTSGLLCGEGHLPVACTPDPFTAAPVTGLVEPAECKFHFEMSVQRLVEDPRTTKPYTQDQWERIHQLGLRVDEQLKQDDVRLTFGGEPTFVSMDDMDGPEWNSDAVGPTKRVLSGQLIKRLREVFSPGAFLHYGEGKWYPGESLPRWALTCMWRLDGQPIWQNTEWIADESRNYGFTFKQARLFSECLAEMLGVDPKWLMPAYEDVYYYLWREQRLPINIKPWDPRLEDEEERSRLSRVFTRGLNKPVGVILPIRRQWWQGQGKWASGPWPVRPEKLLLLPGDSSVGLRLPLDTLPFSPATGMHGVIPADPFSQRPPLPSPVPVVSQVKQDRHELEHRPNRMGWGSVVPVEMDEDHWWSEQQAAKREQDPAPEHVVRTALCVEPREGRLYVFMPPTETLEDYLDLLWSIEQVAIDLEIPVVIEGYLPPRDHRVQMIKVTPDPGVIEVNIHPASSWTELVDNTTKLYDEARQCRLATEKFDLDGKHTGTGGGNHIVMGGPTPWDSPFLRAPHVLRSLIAFWINHPSLSYLFSNRFIGPTSQAPRADEGRHDAIYELQTALEQIPKRGEDCPPWLVDRILRNLLIDLTGNTHRAEICIDKLYSPDSSTGRLGLVELRGFEMPPHAQMSLATQLLVRCLVATFWRQEYSEPLVRWDNDLHDRYMLPHYLWKDFQSVLHTLQSAGWNWEETWFASHYEFRFPPIGMVEYDNVGIHLRTAIEPWYVMGEEPAGGGTVRFVDSSVERLEVKALGLDPARHRLLCNGLQLPVQPTGGPSEYVCGVRYRAWQPPSCLHPTIAVHTPLVFELWDVSGGRSLGGCTYHVGHPGGRNYATFPVNALEAEARRTARFIKVGQSTGPIHPKMPRPNPEFPSTLDLRRERF; translated from the coding sequence ATGGGAATTCGAGTTGCCCTGCATCATCAAACTGTCTACGAGTACGATCGGGATGTTCAATTAGGACCTCAAATCGTTCGCCTCCGACCGGCCCCTCATTGCCGGACCCCGGTACTGAGCTACTCGATGAAGGTGGTGCCCCAAGATCACTTCTGCAATTGGCAACAGGATCCTCAAGGGAACTACATCGCTCGCCTCGTCTTCCCGAAGAAAACGCAAACGTTTTCCATTGCCGTCGACTTGATCGCGGATATGACCTCCATCAATCCGTTCGATTTCTTTTTAGAAGCGTACGCGGAGTCGTTCCCTTTCGCTTACGAACCGTGGCTGCTTAAGGAGCTAGCCCCTTTTTTGATCCAGATCGATTCGAAGCCTGAGCTCGAGGCACTCGATCAATGGCTGGCGAAGGGGAAGATTGCCAAGTTGCGGACAATCGACTTGATCACCGAAATCAATCATCGCCTGCAGGAAGATATCCGTTACGAAATTCGTCTGGAGCCCGGCGTGCAATCTCCGCTGGAGACCTTGCAACGAAGCTCGGGATCTTGTCGCGATTCGGCTTGGCTATTGGTTCACTTGTTCCGACGCTTAGGTCTGGCAGCGCGGTTTGCGTCTGGCTACCTCATCCAATTGGCGACCGATGTCAAATCGCTGGATGGACCGTCCGGCCCAGACAAGGACTTCACCGATCTGCACGCTTGGGCAGAAGTCTATCTGCCTGGCGCCGGATGGATCGGACTCGACCCTACTAGCGGATTGCTTTGCGGCGAAGGTCACTTGCCGGTGGCTTGTACCCCTGACCCTTTCACCGCCGCACCCGTGACCGGGTTGGTAGAACCGGCCGAATGTAAATTCCACTTCGAAATGTCGGTCCAACGTTTGGTCGAAGACCCAAGAACGACCAAGCCCTACACGCAGGATCAATGGGAACGCATTCATCAGTTGGGACTCCGTGTCGACGAGCAATTGAAACAAGATGATGTCCGTTTGACATTCGGAGGAGAACCGACCTTCGTATCCATGGACGACATGGATGGCCCGGAATGGAACTCCGATGCGGTGGGACCGACCAAACGAGTGCTCTCAGGGCAACTCATCAAACGCCTTCGAGAGGTATTTTCCCCAGGTGCGTTTCTCCACTACGGGGAAGGGAAATGGTACCCAGGCGAGTCGCTTCCTCGCTGGGCTTTGACCTGCATGTGGCGTTTAGACGGCCAACCCATTTGGCAAAATACCGAATGGATCGCTGACGAATCACGTAACTACGGATTCACCTTCAAACAAGCGAGACTCTTCTCCGAATGTTTGGCCGAGATGCTAGGCGTCGATCCGAAATGGCTGATGCCCGCCTACGAAGACGTGTACTATTATCTCTGGAGAGAACAACGTCTCCCGATCAACATCAAACCCTGGGACCCTCGACTCGAGGACGAGGAAGAGCGGAGCCGGCTCTCGCGCGTTTTCACGCGAGGACTCAACAAACCGGTAGGGGTGATTTTGCCCATTCGTCGGCAATGGTGGCAAGGCCAAGGTAAGTGGGCCAGTGGCCCATGGCCGGTCCGTCCAGAGAAACTCTTATTGCTCCCCGGAGACTCCTCGGTCGGACTGCGATTACCTCTCGACACACTCCCCTTTTCTCCTGCCACGGGGATGCATGGAGTGATTCCGGCCGACCCCTTTTCACAACGACCTCCTTTGCCCTCACCCGTTCCTGTTGTCTCACAAGTCAAACAAGATCGGCACGAACTGGAACACCGCCCCAACCGAATGGGCTGGGGATCGGTTGTACCGGTCGAAATGGACGAAGATCATTGGTGGTCCGAACAGCAAGCCGCCAAACGTGAACAAGACCCTGCACCGGAGCATGTCGTGCGCACCGCCTTGTGCGTCGAACCTCGCGAAGGCCGACTGTATGTGTTCATGCCCCCAACGGAAACACTCGAAGACTATCTCGACCTCCTCTGGTCGATCGAGCAGGTGGCCATCGATCTCGAGATACCGGTTGTTATCGAAGGATACTTGCCTCCGAGAGACCACCGCGTGCAGATGATCAAAGTGACGCCTGACCCGGGGGTGATCGAGGTCAACATCCATCCCGCGAGCTCGTGGACCGAACTGGTCGACAACACGACCAAACTCTACGACGAGGCGAGACAATGCCGTTTAGCGACGGAAAAATTTGATCTGGATGGCAAGCATACCGGCACAGGAGGTGGCAATCACATCGTGATGGGCGGTCCGACTCCTTGGGATAGTCCATTTCTTCGAGCTCCCCACGTCCTTCGGTCCCTCATCGCGTTTTGGATCAATCATCCCTCGCTGAGCTATTTGTTCAGCAATCGATTTATCGGCCCCACGAGTCAAGCGCCGCGAGCCGACGAAGGTAGACACGATGCGATTTACGAGTTGCAGACCGCGTTGGAGCAAATCCCTAAGCGAGGTGAGGACTGTCCCCCTTGGTTGGTCGATCGGATTCTCCGAAACTTGCTTATCGATTTGACCGGCAACACCCATCGCGCGGAAATCTGCATCGACAAGCTCTATTCTCCCGACAGTTCCACCGGACGGCTTGGACTGGTCGAGCTCCGTGGATTCGAGATGCCCCCCCATGCCCAAATGAGCTTGGCCACCCAATTGCTCGTTCGGTGCTTGGTCGCCACATTCTGGCGGCAGGAGTACAGCGAGCCTTTGGTCCGTTGGGATAACGATCTTCATGATCGCTACATGCTCCCGCATTACCTTTGGAAGGACTTTCAATCGGTGCTACACACTTTGCAGTCCGCAGGCTGGAACTGGGAAGAGACGTGGTTTGCATCGCACTACGAGTTCCGTTTCCCACCTATCGGGATGGTCGAGTACGACAACGTCGGCATCCACTTGCGAACCGCCATCGAGCCATGGTATGTCATGGGTGAAGAGCCTGCAGGAGGAGGCACGGTCCGTTTTGTCGACTCGAGCGTGGAGCGACTAGAGGTCAAAGCCTTGGGTCTCGATCCCGCTCGCCATCGCCTTCTATGCAATGGACTTCAGCTACCTGTTCAGCCAACGGGGGGTCCGAGCGAGTATGTGTGCGGAGTGCGTTATCGCGCATGGCAACCCCCGAGCTGCCTGCATCCGACCATCGCCGTCCACACTCCGTTGGTGTTCGAATTGTGGGATGTATCGGGCGGACGATCGCTGGGAGGTTGTACCTACCATGTGGGGCATCCGGGCGGACGGAACTACGCCACATTCCCAGTCAACGCGTTGGAAGCCGAAGCTCGCCGGACAGCGCGATTTATCAAAGTGGGGCAGAGTACGGGACCGATCCACCCCAAGATGCCTCGCCCCAATCCTGAGTTTCCATCAACATTGGACCTCCGCCGGGAACGCTTCTAG
- a CDS encoding isoprenyl transferase: protein MSFFRRKKPSTTTELVIPKHVAIIMDGNGRWAQARGLPRIEGHRQGAQSVRRACEVCVELGVQVLTLYCFSSENWKRPKEELDFLMGLLKQFLIQESKTLVEKNIRLSVIGRRDGLPEDVLDEMDRAIAKSAHLTGLHLCLAINYGSRQEITDAVRAIAQKVHEGACTPDQIDESTISKHLYTADLPDPDLLIRTSGELRLSNYLLWQISYSELWITKRAWPEFSRHDFLDAIEDYSKRHRRFGGL from the coding sequence ATGTCATTTTTTCGACGCAAGAAACCTTCGACGACGACCGAGTTGGTCATCCCAAAGCATGTTGCCATCATCATGGATGGAAATGGTAGATGGGCCCAGGCTCGAGGATTGCCACGCATTGAAGGGCACCGGCAGGGAGCCCAGTCGGTCCGAAGGGCTTGCGAGGTTTGCGTGGAACTCGGCGTTCAAGTACTAACGCTTTATTGTTTCTCCAGCGAGAATTGGAAACGCCCCAAAGAGGAACTGGATTTTCTCATGGGGCTGCTCAAACAGTTCTTGATCCAAGAGTCGAAGACGCTCGTGGAAAAGAATATCCGCCTTTCGGTGATCGGACGCCGCGACGGTCTTCCCGAAGATGTGCTCGACGAGATGGATCGCGCGATTGCGAAAAGCGCCCATTTGACGGGTCTGCACCTTTGTTTGGCCATCAACTACGGAAGCAGGCAAGAGATCACCGATGCAGTTCGCGCGATCGCTCAAAAGGTACATGAGGGGGCATGTACTCCCGATCAAATCGACGAGTCTACGATTTCCAAACATCTGTACACAGCGGATCTACCCGACCCCGACCTGCTCATTCGAACGAGCGGCGAGCTTCGCCTCAGTAACTACTTGCTCTGGCAAATCAGCTACTCCGAACTGTGGATTACCAAAAGGGCTTGGCCGGAGTTCTCTCGACACGACTTTTTGGATGCCATCGAAGACTATAGCAAACGACATCGACGCTTCGGGGGGCTTTGA